One segment of Anatilimnocola aggregata DNA contains the following:
- a CDS encoding tetratricopeptide repeat protein, which translates to MPGWKPLPQKLSDLQLSDVVALAVCCLLPLSLGCGLAAQGRNVDGVRYFQQGNYPVAMAKFQEAMRTDPQNPDSYYNAAATSHRMGLVNRDANALSQAESLYNTCLSYNPNHVDCRRGLAVLLTETGRTTQAFTMLNDWAAKSPSSADARVELARLSEEVGDNRNAEYYLTEALRLDVGNWRAHAALGRQRELSGNYQQAIVNYQRAQQLNPYQPQLASKVQELTTRMAQGGLSPGALPTGNTQVNTTPGTVGPFQWTNPPSSAPANIIASPARATFGNSASMPAASRQY; encoded by the coding sequence ATGCCTGGTTGGAAACCGCTACCGCAAAAACTTTCAGACTTGCAGCTTTCGGACGTCGTCGCGCTGGCGGTGTGCTGTTTGCTGCCGTTGTCTCTGGGCTGCGGTCTGGCCGCGCAGGGACGGAACGTCGACGGCGTACGGTATTTTCAGCAAGGCAACTATCCGGTGGCGATGGCTAAATTTCAGGAAGCCATGCGAACCGATCCGCAGAACCCTGACAGCTATTACAACGCTGCTGCGACCAGTCACCGGATGGGGCTCGTCAATCGCGATGCCAACGCGCTATCGCAGGCGGAATCGCTCTATAACACTTGCTTAAGCTACAACCCGAATCACGTCGATTGCCGCCGTGGTCTGGCCGTGTTGCTGACCGAAACAGGTCGCACGACGCAGGCCTTCACGATGTTGAATGATTGGGCCGCGAAGAGTCCGAGTTCTGCCGATGCTCGCGTGGAACTCGCGCGGTTGAGCGAAGAGGTGGGGGACAACCGGAATGCGGAATACTATCTGACCGAAGCGCTGCGGCTGGATGTAGGGAACTGGCGGGCGCATGCAGCGCTAGGACGACAGCGAGAATTGAGTGGGAACTATCAGCAAGCCATCGTCAACTATCAGCGGGCTCAGCAGTTGAATCCTTATCAGCCACAACTGGCCAGCAAGGTGCAGGAACTGACGACGCGCATGGCCCAGGGTGGTTTGTCGCCGGGGGCTTTGCCGACTGGCAACACACAAGTGAACACGACTCCTGGAACTGTCGGCCCCTTTCAATGGACCAATCCGCCGAGCAGTGCTCCGGCCAACATCATTGCCAGTCCAGCCCGCGCCACGTTTGGAAATTCAGCTTCGATGCCGGCGGCGAGTCGGCAGTATTAA
- a CDS encoding prenyltransferase/squalene oxidase repeat-containing protein, with translation MSVHITIEPETRRQWLYRCLFGRRSQQVVFCGLMTLYGHLIAIVVLSIYMRPVQPRQQQFPAATVIAQWTPEEQEPLPPTELHFTPPEIPEGLPTEADAVPVPTLAPDAPNVPAPTAGQASAPLLLDEGKGVQPSPQMLLTNTELKIGGGYEGRTTDARDRLAAARGGSPASERAVELGLNWLAAHQHKNGGWQFDHQHGKCAGKCSHPGTHQSTTAATSLALLAFMGAGQTHREGNYQLVVERGLDYLVSRVVPNSRGGDFQEGTMYAQGLAALALCEAYAITQDNQLHYPAQLALDYIINVQHPLGGWRYFPGQTGDTTVLGSQLLALHSGQLAGLQIPTKSFVLAHEFLDRVQDEGGATYGYQSPGDQPTPSAIGLLCRMHRSWKRTDPRLIAGLEKLAARGPDEQDLYFNYYATQALHHFDGPLWEKWNLAQRDRLIATQVQEGHAAGSWYTPDHHTVAGGRLCDTALAVMILEVYYRHMPLYGHRGAGDF, from the coding sequence GTGTCTGTCCACATCACTATCGAGCCCGAGACCCGCCGCCAGTGGCTATATCGCTGCTTGTTCGGTCGTCGGTCCCAGCAAGTGGTCTTTTGCGGACTGATGACTCTGTATGGCCATTTGATAGCCATCGTCGTGTTGTCCATTTACATGCGGCCCGTTCAACCCCGACAGCAGCAGTTTCCCGCTGCGACGGTCATTGCCCAGTGGACTCCTGAGGAACAAGAACCGTTGCCGCCGACGGAGCTTCACTTCACACCCCCTGAGATTCCGGAAGGGCTGCCGACGGAAGCCGATGCCGTTCCCGTTCCAACCCTGGCACCCGACGCTCCCAACGTTCCGGCTCCCACGGCTGGCCAGGCTTCCGCACCTCTGTTGTTGGACGAAGGGAAAGGCGTGCAACCCAGTCCGCAAATGCTTCTAACTAATACCGAACTGAAGATTGGCGGCGGCTACGAAGGGCGAACTACTGACGCGCGCGATCGCCTGGCCGCTGCACGCGGAGGTTCACCCGCCAGCGAACGGGCGGTTGAACTGGGCCTCAACTGGCTTGCCGCCCATCAACACAAGAATGGAGGCTGGCAGTTCGACCATCAGCATGGCAAGTGCGCCGGCAAGTGCAGCCATCCCGGCACGCATCAATCCACCACAGCTGCCACTTCGTTAGCGCTCTTAGCTTTTATGGGGGCGGGTCAAACGCATCGCGAAGGAAACTATCAACTGGTCGTCGAGCGGGGCCTCGACTATCTCGTGAGCCGCGTGGTTCCCAACAGTCGCGGTGGCGATTTTCAAGAAGGAACTATGTATGCCCAAGGACTCGCCGCGCTCGCCCTGTGTGAGGCCTACGCCATCACGCAAGACAACCAACTGCACTACCCAGCCCAGCTCGCGCTCGACTACATCATCAACGTCCAACACCCGCTCGGTGGCTGGCGTTACTTCCCTGGCCAAACCGGCGATACAACAGTACTCGGCAGCCAACTCCTCGCCTTACACAGCGGGCAACTCGCCGGTCTGCAAATCCCAACCAAGTCCTTCGTCCTCGCCCACGAGTTTCTCGACCGCGTGCAAGACGAAGGGGGAGCAACCTATGGCTATCAATCACCGGGCGACCAGCCCACCCCGTCTGCCATCGGGCTCCTGTGCCGCATGCATCGCAGCTGGAAACGAACCGACCCGCGCTTGATCGCCGGTCTGGAAAAACTCGCTGCGCGCGGCCCCGACGAGCAAGACCTCTATTTCAACTATTACGCCACGCAAGCGCTCCACCACTTTGATGGTCCTCTCTGGGAAAAATGGAACCTCGCCCAGCGCGACCGACTCATCGCAACTCAAGTGCAAGAGGGGCATGCTGCCGGCAGTTGGTACACGCCCGATCATCACACGGTGGCCGGCGGCCGTCTGTGCGACACCGCGCTGGCCGTCATGATTCTCGAAGTCTATTACCGCCACATGCCACTCTACGGGCATCGTGGAGCGGGCGACTTTTAG
- a CDS encoding heavy-metal-associated domain-containing protein → MKSVLTAICVAFIALAFSGCMTSTSTTAVETPPPAGTTLVKLKLPGMVCGGCAEEVKDTLVKVDGVSNIVTDPVKHECSFWSTKSADDIKAKLDELAKSSDKIAGWERLN, encoded by the coding sequence ATGAAGTCTGTTCTGACAGCTATCTGCGTCGCGTTCATTGCCCTGGCCTTTTCCGGCTGCATGACTTCCACCAGCACTACGGCGGTTGAAACTCCTCCTCCAGCCGGCACGACGTTGGTGAAGCTCAAGCTGCCAGGAATGGTGTGCGGCGGTTGTGCCGAAGAAGTGAAAGACACCCTCGTGAAGGTCGACGGCGTTTCGAACATTGTGACCGATCCCGTCAAGCACGAGTGCTCGTTCTGGTCGACCAAGTCCGCCGACGACATCAAAGCCAAGCTCGACGAACTTGCCAAGAGCAGCGACAAGATCGCCGGCTGGGAACGGTTGAATTAG
- a CDS encoding DUF1559 domain-containing protein — protein sequence MHNLVSHRRAFTLVELLVVIAIIGTLMALLLPAVQAAREAARRIQCTNHQKQWVLALHTYHDSHLALPSGAYKPVLTTKHTYLWRSSLLPNIEQGNLHAKINYQYPSCYQAAYEAGPNNPSEKSVPLYHCPSDPNAKKPFLNHMGANYMPTNYMGVSGGKLATSYDGALFKFSETRFQHFTDGLSNTAIIGERAVPRSLRWGWALCGENDQDAFLSMSLGISKGTDDELVASNLNKFWSYHTGGTVFGLADGSVRFVSYSINFNELVALATLDGGDISP from the coding sequence ATGCATAACCTGGTTTCCCATCGCCGCGCTTTCACCCTGGTGGAATTGCTCGTCGTGATTGCCATTATTGGCACACTCATGGCGCTGCTCCTGCCGGCGGTCCAAGCTGCGCGCGAAGCAGCGCGGCGCATTCAATGCACGAACCATCAAAAGCAATGGGTGCTCGCACTTCACACCTATCACGATTCGCATCTCGCGCTTCCCTCGGGCGCGTACAAGCCGGTCCTCACGACCAAGCACACTTACCTCTGGCGCTCGTCGCTCTTGCCGAACATCGAGCAAGGTAACCTGCACGCCAAGATTAACTATCAGTACCCCTCCTGCTATCAGGCAGCCTACGAAGCGGGGCCGAACAATCCGAGCGAGAAGTCGGTGCCGCTCTATCACTGCCCCAGCGACCCCAATGCGAAAAAGCCTTTCTTGAATCACATGGGGGCGAACTACATGCCCACCAACTACATGGGGGTCAGCGGCGGCAAGTTGGCAACTTCGTACGACGGCGCGCTCTTCAAATTCAGCGAGACGAGGTTTCAGCACTTTACCGATGGGCTGTCGAACACCGCCATCATTGGCGAACGGGCAGTGCCACGCAGTTTACGCTGGGGTTGGGCCCTCTGCGGCGAGAACGACCAGGACGCTTTCCTCAGCATGTCGCTCGGGATTTCGAAGGGGACCGATGACGAACTCGTCGCCAGCAACTTGAATAAGTTTTGGAGTTATCACACCGGCGGCACCGTGTTCGGCCTCGCCGATGGCTCCGTTCGGTTCGTTAGTTACTCGATCAACTTTAACGAACTTGTCGCGCTCGCCACCCTCGACGGCGGAGACATTTCGCCCTAA
- a CDS encoding acyl-[ACP]--phospholipid O-acyltransferase — MVDTDESHNASPPSTRADAPVETTPTGDASIWSLGFFGLVATQFLTAANDNIFRWLVIGIGKDYVLKGDVSLLLTVGTILMAGTACIVMPFLFLAAPAGYLADRFSKRSVIIGCKIAEILLMALGVAAILSGEQVASNTTLLLLFAALTLMGGQSALFSPARSGALPETLHPKWLSLANGLFALAGVFATVVGMVVGSMLADWTKPKGLEHWELTAAVLVGTAVVGTLTSLLIPKIAAANPNLKFPWSFPAQTFRDLQLLWNQPALFRVALGILFFFSIGSLAQLNIDQLATEGGGTTETAKVPLLIALIAGVCVGSVLAGIWSGDHVELGLLPLGALGMAIGSILLFTVPGHIFEAGSNIPGGLVWACALLCFLGTSAGLFDVPLESYLQQRSPRDKRGSILAASNFLTFSGILLASVLFATLRLPFWKSSDPAIAALQPLFTSQQIFLLAGLFTLPVFVYIVWLIPQASLRFFVWLLSMTIYRMRVYGRENLPREGGALLVPNHITWVDGILLLLASSRPIRMVALSSNIENHWLKWLANMFGVIPINPAKPKMVVTAFKTARQALNDGELVCIFAEGGLTRSGQVQAFRPGMMKILEGTTAPVVPVYFEGLWGSIFSFEGNKFFWKWPKRIPYPLSIHFGPAVTEPDDIHKIRQAVLDLGAVAVKKSVQSMLPLPRLFIRRCKERLKQSKVADSMGADMTGADTLLRALILRRLLRRHVIKPDEKCVGVLLPPSVPGFLANMALALDKRVSVNLNYTVSPDVMNACIKQAGIKHVLTSRRFMEKMEFKLDAEIIELETLKDKPTAADKAIAALQTYVLPASCVEWSLGLNKVKSDDIVTIIFTSGSTGTPKGVMLSYGNVGTNVDAIDQVVKLKPSDVLIGILPFFHSFGYTVTMWGPAALNIKGAWHYSPLEAKMVAKLVKRQGGTLLLSTPTFLRSYLRRIEPEDFKTLDVVVAGAEKLPQDLIQGFEERFGVRPVEGYGTTELSPLVSVNIPPSRSVGNFQVDRKEGSVGRTVPGVSAKITDLDTGKVLAANKSGMLWITGPNVMQGYLDQPELTSQVIKDGWYQTGDVAYIDDDGFIFITGRESRFSKIGGEMVPHIKIEETLFAIIGGEHEKQPAVVTAIPDSKKGERLIVLHLKLDKSVDELRKGLTEAGLPNLFIPSADSFLEVPELPILGTGKLDLKEIRSLAQERFVAE, encoded by the coding sequence ATGGTTGACACCGACGAATCACACAATGCGAGTCCGCCGTCGACGCGGGCAGATGCGCCGGTCGAAACCACTCCCACTGGCGATGCCTCAATCTGGTCGCTCGGGTTTTTTGGCCTCGTGGCGACTCAGTTCCTCACCGCAGCCAACGACAATATCTTTCGCTGGCTGGTGATTGGTATTGGTAAAGATTATGTCTTGAAAGGTGATGTCAGCCTGCTATTGACGGTCGGCACGATCTTAATGGCCGGCACGGCCTGCATCGTCATGCCGTTTCTCTTCTTGGCCGCTCCCGCGGGCTATTTGGCCGATCGCTTCAGTAAGCGATCGGTAATTATCGGCTGCAAAATTGCCGAGATCCTGCTCATGGCTCTCGGAGTCGCTGCCATCCTCAGTGGCGAGCAAGTCGCCAGCAACACGACATTGCTCCTGTTGTTTGCAGCACTCACGCTGATGGGCGGCCAAAGCGCGCTCTTTTCGCCTGCTCGCTCGGGCGCGCTGCCCGAAACGCTTCATCCCAAGTGGCTCTCGCTCGCCAATGGCCTGTTTGCCCTCGCGGGGGTGTTTGCAACTGTCGTGGGCATGGTCGTGGGAAGCATGCTGGCCGATTGGACAAAGCCAAAAGGCCTCGAGCATTGGGAATTGACCGCTGCCGTGCTAGTGGGCACTGCCGTTGTCGGCACCCTTACCTCACTGCTCATACCGAAGATTGCAGCCGCCAATCCAAACTTAAAATTCCCCTGGTCGTTTCCCGCCCAGACGTTTCGCGATTTGCAACTCCTGTGGAATCAACCGGCATTATTTCGCGTGGCACTGGGCATTCTGTTTTTCTTCTCGATTGGCTCTCTCGCACAACTCAACATCGACCAACTGGCGACGGAAGGTGGTGGCACCACAGAGACCGCGAAGGTGCCGCTGCTCATTGCCCTCATCGCCGGAGTATGCGTGGGGAGTGTGCTCGCTGGCATCTGGTCGGGCGATCATGTCGAACTTGGTTTGCTCCCGCTCGGTGCGTTGGGGATGGCGATCGGATCGATCTTACTCTTCACCGTTCCGGGTCACATCTTCGAGGCGGGGAGCAACATTCCCGGCGGATTGGTCTGGGCCTGTGCCCTGCTCTGCTTTCTGGGCACCAGTGCCGGGCTGTTCGATGTGCCGCTCGAAAGCTATCTGCAGCAGCGGAGCCCGCGCGATAAGCGTGGCTCGATCCTGGCCGCGAGCAATTTTCTCACCTTCTCCGGAATCTTGCTTGCTTCGGTGCTGTTTGCCACCCTGCGATTACCGTTCTGGAAATCGAGCGATCCAGCCATTGCAGCGCTGCAACCTCTTTTCACTTCGCAGCAGATCTTTTTGCTGGCCGGTTTATTCACCCTGCCAGTGTTTGTTTACATCGTCTGGCTAATTCCCCAGGCCTCGCTTCGATTTTTCGTGTGGCTGCTAAGCATGACGATCTACCGCATGCGCGTGTATGGTCGCGAAAACCTGCCCCGCGAAGGGGGCGCTCTCCTCGTACCGAATCACATTACGTGGGTCGACGGCATCTTGCTGCTGCTGGCCAGTTCGCGACCTATCCGCATGGTCGCCCTGTCGTCGAACATTGAGAATCACTGGCTCAAATGGCTGGCCAATATGTTCGGTGTGATTCCGATCAATCCGGCGAAGCCGAAGATGGTGGTCACAGCCTTCAAAACTGCTCGCCAGGCGCTCAACGATGGCGAACTCGTCTGTATTTTTGCCGAGGGCGGCCTCACGCGTTCAGGCCAGGTGCAAGCCTTTCGCCCCGGCATGATGAAAATCCTCGAAGGGACCACCGCCCCCGTGGTACCGGTCTATTTTGAAGGTTTGTGGGGAAGCATTTTCAGCTTTGAGGGAAACAAGTTCTTCTGGAAATGGCCCAAGCGAATTCCGTATCCTTTGTCTATTCATTTTGGCCCTGCGGTCACCGAGCCCGACGACATCCACAAGATTCGTCAGGCCGTGCTCGACCTGGGGGCAGTCGCCGTGAAGAAAAGCGTGCAATCGATGCTGCCACTCCCGCGTTTGTTCATTCGCCGTTGCAAGGAACGCCTCAAGCAATCTAAGGTTGCCGACTCGATGGGGGCAGACATGACCGGCGCAGATACCCTGCTCCGCGCCCTGATTCTGCGCCGCCTGCTCCGCAGGCACGTCATCAAGCCCGATGAAAAGTGCGTGGGCGTGCTCCTACCACCATCGGTTCCTGGGTTTCTGGCCAACATGGCCTTGGCCTTAGATAAACGCGTTTCGGTCAACTTGAACTACACCGTCTCGCCCGATGTGATGAACGCGTGCATCAAGCAGGCGGGCATCAAGCACGTGCTCACCAGCCGGCGGTTCATGGAGAAAATGGAATTCAAGCTCGATGCCGAAATCATCGAACTCGAAACGCTCAAAGACAAACCAACGGCGGCCGATAAAGCCATCGCAGCCCTGCAGACCTATGTCTTGCCCGCCAGCTGCGTCGAGTGGTCGCTGGGCTTGAATAAAGTGAAGAGCGACGACATTGTCACGATCATCTTCACCTCGGGTTCGACGGGTACTCCAAAGGGGGTGATGCTCTCTTACGGCAACGTGGGAACCAATGTCGACGCCATTGATCAAGTCGTGAAGCTCAAGCCCAGCGATGTGCTGATCGGCATTCTGCCGTTCTTTCATTCTTTCGGTTACACGGTCACCATGTGGGGCCCAGCGGCCCTGAACATCAAAGGTGCCTGGCATTACAGCCCGCTCGAAGCCAAGATGGTCGCCAAGCTCGTCAAGCGCCAAGGCGGAACGCTGCTGCTCAGCACCCCAACCTTCTTGCGTTCCTACTTGCGGCGCATTGAGCCCGAAGATTTCAAGACGCTCGACGTCGTCGTAGCTGGTGCCGAAAAACTCCCCCAAGATCTGATCCAAGGCTTCGAAGAGCGGTTTGGCGTGCGTCCCGTCGAAGGTTACGGCACAACAGAACTCTCGCCACTGGTCTCGGTGAACATTCCGCCTTCGCGCTCAGTCGGCAATTTTCAGGTCGATCGCAAAGAAGGTTCGGTGGGCCGAACAGTCCCCGGCGTTTCTGCCAAGATTACCGACCTCGATACCGGCAAAGTCTTGGCGGCGAACAAGTCGGGCATGCTGTGGATCACCGGGCCCAATGTCATGCAGGGCTATTTGGATCAACCCGAACTGACCAGCCAGGTAATCAAGGACGGCTGGTATCAAACCGGCGATGTCGCATACATCGATGACGATGGCTTCATCTTTATCACCGGTCGCGAAAGCCGCTTCAGCAAGATCGGCGGCGAAATGGTGCCGCATATCAAGATCGAAGAAACCCTCTTCGCCATTATTGGTGGCGAACACGAAAAGCAGCCCGCCGTAGTGACTGCCATTCCCGATTCGAAAAAGGGAGAACGACTGATCGTACTCCACTTGAAGCTGGACAAATCGGTCGACGAGTTGCGCAAGGGACTGACCGAAGCCGGGCTGCCGAATCTGTTCATCCCGTCGGCGGACAGTTTTCTGGAAGTACCAGAACTACCGATTTTGGGGACGGGAAAGCTGGATTTGAAGGAAATTCGCTCTCTCGCCCAGGAACGATTTGTTGCCGAATGA
- a CDS encoding YcjF family protein, whose translation MKSPSLTDKLLLVVALAIVGALLVYIPPRLLDQYDRIKDLGPPFTYLYFALVGSGAAILIGLCGYMIWRVWLNTRDKRKKTERRAKNPSELSAAEKQQELVDNLASVDQLQSDSGVKPELKKELTGLREKVEEKQQAQRLEIVAFGTISSGKSSLMNALAGRDVFQTDPRGGTTLQRQQVPWPGNDQVLLVDTPGLGEIDGSERLAVAAESARDADLVLLVVDGPLRDSEFTLLQKLGDMEKRVVVCLNKQDWYAADDQPKLMGQITEQLNGIVEPNHIVAVRAQASQRSRVLVHADGSEAESMITVPPEIGPLAEQMLRMVRRDGRDLLLANLLLQSRGLVDHAKAKVKAALDARAWEIVDTYTWAAGGAAAVSPMVLDVIIGSGITAKMVVDLAKVYRQPIDTSIAMNLLAQLGKNLVAILGVNAAAPAIAAGIAGLLKTIPLAGSIAGGALQGLTQALVTRWIGGVFIGYFQADMQQPKEGLANLALQEWRRVTAPAELIKFVQTARDKLMNTPK comes from the coding sequence ATGAAATCTCCCTCTCTTACCGACAAACTGCTCCTGGTCGTGGCTTTGGCCATCGTCGGTGCCCTGTTGGTCTATATTCCGCCGCGCTTGCTCGACCAATACGACCGCATTAAAGACCTCGGCCCACCGTTCACGTATCTCTACTTTGCCCTGGTCGGCAGTGGTGCGGCAATTCTAATCGGCCTGTGTGGCTACATGATCTGGCGAGTCTGGCTGAATACTCGCGATAAGCGAAAAAAGACGGAGCGCCGGGCTAAGAATCCCAGCGAACTCTCGGCGGCTGAAAAACAGCAGGAGCTGGTCGATAATCTGGCCTCAGTCGATCAGTTGCAGAGTGATTCTGGGGTCAAACCAGAACTGAAAAAAGAACTTACCGGCCTGCGTGAGAAGGTCGAGGAGAAGCAACAAGCTCAGCGGCTGGAGATCGTCGCCTTCGGCACCATCTCCAGCGGCAAGAGTTCGCTGATGAACGCACTGGCCGGCCGCGATGTCTTTCAGACCGATCCGCGCGGTGGAACGACATTGCAACGTCAGCAAGTTCCCTGGCCAGGCAACGATCAGGTGCTGCTTGTCGATACTCCCGGCCTGGGCGAAATCGATGGCTCGGAGCGGTTGGCTGTGGCAGCCGAATCGGCCCGTGATGCAGATCTGGTGCTGCTCGTGGTCGATGGTCCGCTGCGCGATAGCGAGTTCACCCTGCTGCAAAAACTGGGCGACATGGAAAAGCGAGTCGTTGTTTGCCTGAACAAACAAGACTGGTACGCAGCTGATGACCAGCCCAAGTTAATGGGGCAGATTACCGAACAACTGAACGGAATCGTCGAGCCAAATCATATTGTGGCCGTTCGTGCGCAAGCCTCACAGCGCTCGCGCGTGCTCGTCCATGCCGATGGCAGCGAAGCTGAGTCGATGATTACCGTACCGCCCGAGATCGGTCCGCTGGCCGAGCAGATGCTGCGGATGGTGCGGCGCGATGGTCGCGACTTGCTCCTGGCGAACTTGCTCCTGCAATCGCGCGGGCTGGTCGATCATGCCAAGGCGAAAGTAAAGGCAGCCCTCGATGCCCGCGCTTGGGAAATTGTCGATACCTACACCTGGGCTGCCGGCGGCGCTGCTGCAGTCAGCCCGATGGTGCTGGACGTCATTATTGGCAGCGGCATCACTGCCAAGATGGTCGTCGATCTGGCCAAGGTCTATCGCCAGCCCATCGATACTAGCATCGCCATGAACCTGCTCGCGCAGCTGGGCAAGAACCTGGTCGCCATTCTCGGTGTGAATGCAGCTGCCCCGGCCATCGCCGCTGGCATCGCGGGCTTGCTGAAGACAATTCCGCTCGCGGGAAGCATCGCGGGTGGTGCGTTGCAAGGGCTGACGCAGGCGCTAGTCACACGCTGGATCGGCGGCGTGTTTATCGGTTACTTTCAGGCCGATATGCAGCAACCCAAAGAGGGACTCGCTAATCTCGCCTTGCAAGAATGGCGGCGGGTTACCGCTCCCGCCGAGTTGATTAAGTTCGTCCAGACCGCCCGAGACAAGCTGATGAACACGCCTAAGTAG
- a CDS encoding GTP-binding protein, giving the protein MPSQSYNEALNSVEQTLTKLKGCTEDEKSRLRGELAGLRTMHEKLTSGRVEIVIFGEISTGKSALINALVGSKVSEVDVRGGWTKEVWHVAWNGAGYSIPGLGESQVVLIDTPGINEVGGGPRGEMARDVAQRADLILFVTDSDLNETEYTALVELTTFHKPILLILNKVDLYSREQRSRLIEVLNERLRDILPPDQIVTASADPREKEYIIQAADGSERSEWRKPLADVSEVKARILQLLEKEGLALIALNAALYASDQSDKVAALRVQLRNSRAEKIIWGVAGMKAVAVGFNPIPVADVLGGLAFDGLMIVYLAEIYNLQMSTKHAQELAKAIGAAAGGITLSVAATHGVTWFFKTLTPLWGTLMTALPQGTAAGYGTYIVGKAAKYYFENGSSWGSEGPKTVVTRIIDSIDKDSIMQQFKSEIGKKLLVNRHAKK; this is encoded by the coding sequence TTGCCCTCGCAATCCTATAACGAAGCCCTGAATTCCGTCGAGCAGACGCTGACGAAACTCAAGGGCTGCACCGAAGATGAAAAATCGCGCCTTCGCGGCGAACTCGCCGGCCTGCGCACCATGCACGAGAAATTGACGAGTGGCCGCGTCGAAATCGTGATTTTCGGTGAGATTAGCACCGGCAAAAGCGCGCTCATCAACGCACTGGTGGGGAGCAAAGTGTCGGAAGTCGACGTGCGGGGCGGTTGGACGAAAGAAGTCTGGCACGTTGCTTGGAATGGCGCAGGCTACTCGATCCCCGGCCTGGGCGAATCGCAAGTCGTGCTGATCGATACGCCCGGCATTAACGAAGTCGGTGGCGGGCCGCGGGGCGAAATGGCCCGCGATGTTGCCCAGCGAGCCGATCTCATTTTGTTCGTTACCGATTCGGACCTGAACGAGACCGAGTACACCGCCCTCGTCGAACTGACCACTTTCCACAAGCCGATTCTGCTGATCCTCAACAAGGTCGATCTCTACAGCCGCGAGCAGCGGAGCCGGCTGATCGAAGTCCTCAACGAACGACTGCGCGACATTCTGCCACCCGACCAGATTGTCACCGCCTCGGCTGATCCGCGCGAGAAGGAATACATCATTCAGGCGGCAGATGGCAGCGAGCGGAGCGAATGGCGCAAGCCGCTTGCCGATGTGAGCGAAGTCAAAGCCCGCATCCTGCAACTGCTCGAGAAAGAAGGTCTGGCGCTCATTGCGCTCAATGCCGCCCTCTATGCTTCCGATCAAAGCGACAAAGTCGCAGCGCTGCGGGTGCAACTGCGGAACTCGCGGGCCGAAAAGATCATCTGGGGCGTCGCGGGCATGAAAGCGGTCGCGGTTGGCTTTAATCCCATTCCCGTCGCCGACGTGCTCGGCGGTTTGGCTTTTGATGGGCTGATGATTGTTTACCTCGCCGAGATTTACAACTTGCAGATGTCGACCAAGCACGCGCAAGAATTGGCCAAGGCGATTGGTGCGGCAGCGGGCGGAATTACGCTCAGCGTCGCGGCCACGCATGGAGTGACGTGGTTCTTCAAGACGCTTACGCCGTTGTGGGGCACACTCATGACCGCGCTGCCGCAAGGCACTGCAGCTGGGTACGGCACGTACATCGTCGGCAAGGCAGCCAAGTACTATTTCGAAAATGGCAGTAGTTGGGGGAGTGAAGGCCCCAAGACGGTCGTCACGCGCATTATCGACTCGATCGATAAAGACTCCATCATGCAGCAGTTCAAATCCGAGATCGGCAAAAAGCTGCTCGTGAATCGCCACGCGAAAAAGTAG
- the xseB gene encoding exodeoxyribonuclease VII small subunit: MTKSPATPDATADQPESFESSLAALEKIVYGLEDGQQGLGKSLQLYEQGIQHLQRCYQLLDAAEQKIELLTSVDEEGQATTEPFDSTTGELAEKTGTRSRKRAQK; this comes from the coding sequence ATGACCAAGTCCCCCGCCACGCCCGACGCAACCGCCGATCAGCCCGAATCGTTTGAGTCGTCGCTCGCTGCGCTCGAAAAGATTGTGTACGGCCTGGAAGATGGCCAGCAGGGACTCGGCAAGTCCCTGCAACTTTACGAACAGGGAATTCAGCACCTGCAGCGCTGTTATCAATTGCTGGATGCGGCCGAACAGAAGATTGAGCTCCTCACGAGCGTCGATGAGGAAGGCCAGGCCACGACGGAACCGTTCGACTCCACCACTGGCGAACTCGCCGAGAAGACCGGCACGCGCAGCCGCAAACGCGCACAAAAGTAG